The Catenuloplanes niger genome includes a window with the following:
- a CDS encoding DinB family protein, which translates to MQITPERADLIALLDRHRGFLRFTVRNLTDEQAASQPVPSTTLSLGGLIKHVSATEHSWVTFATGGADAMQAEPNDWVNGFRMVEGETLAGLLADYEKVAARTDDLAATADLDVTRALPEAPWFEPGATWSVRRVLLHIIAETAQHSGHADLLREAIDGQKTMG; encoded by the coding sequence ATGCAGATCACACCGGAACGTGCCGACCTGATCGCCCTGCTGGACCGCCACCGCGGCTTCCTGCGGTTCACGGTGCGGAACCTGACCGACGAGCAGGCCGCGTCGCAGCCGGTCCCCAGCACCACGCTGTCGCTCGGCGGCCTGATCAAACACGTGTCCGCGACCGAGCACTCCTGGGTCACGTTCGCCACCGGCGGCGCCGACGCCATGCAGGCCGAGCCGAACGACTGGGTCAACGGCTTCCGGATGGTCGAGGGCGAGACGCTGGCCGGCCTGCTCGCCGACTACGAAAAGGTCGCCGCCCGCACCGACGACCTCGCTGCCACCGCCGACCTCGACGTCACACGCGCGCTGCCCGAGGCCCCCTGGTTCGAGCCCGGCGCGACCTGGTCCGTACGCCGCGTCCTCCTCCACATCATCGCCGAGACCGCCCAGCACTCCGGCCACGCCGACCTGCTCCGCGAGGCCATCGACGGCCAGAAGACCATGGGCTGA
- a CDS encoding response regulator transcription factor has translation MIKVLLADDQALVRAGFRALLDAEPGIEVVGEAADGLAAATLAARTRPDVVLMDIRMPGVDGLEATRRIVADPALTDTRIIILTTFELDEYLFEALRVGASGFLVKDTEPVDLLRGVRAVAAGDGLLSPSVTRRLIAEFATKGRRTPAPPPPSPDPLTDREREVVALVGEGLNNDEIAERLHVSPATAKTHVSRAMIKLAARDRAQLVVFAYESGLVRPTWLH, from the coding sequence GTGATCAAGGTGCTGCTCGCCGACGACCAGGCGCTGGTCCGGGCCGGTTTCCGCGCGCTGCTGGACGCGGAGCCGGGCATCGAGGTGGTCGGCGAGGCCGCGGACGGCCTGGCCGCGGCCACGCTGGCCGCGCGCACCCGGCCGGACGTCGTGCTGATGGACATCCGCATGCCCGGCGTCGACGGTCTGGAGGCGACCCGCCGGATCGTCGCTGACCCGGCGCTGACCGACACGAGGATCATCATCCTGACCACGTTCGAGCTGGACGAGTACCTGTTCGAGGCGTTGCGCGTCGGCGCGTCCGGCTTCCTGGTCAAGGACACCGAGCCGGTCGACCTGCTGCGCGGCGTGCGCGCGGTCGCGGCCGGCGACGGTCTGCTGTCGCCGAGCGTCACCCGCCGCCTGATCGCCGAGTTCGCCACGAAGGGCCGCCGCACGCCCGCCCCGCCGCCGCCGTCCCCGGACCCGCTCACCGACCGCGAGCGGGAGGTGGTCGCGCTGGTCGGCGAGGGCCTCAACAACGACGAGATCGCCGAGCGCCTCCACGTCAGCCCGGCCACCGCCAAGACCCACGTCTCCCGCGCGATGATCAAGCTGGCCGCCCGCGACCGCGCCCAACTGGTCGTCTTCGCCTACGAATCCGGCCTGGTCCGGCCCACCTGGCTGCACTGA
- a CDS encoding sensor histidine kinase, which produces MPHTPTGPPDADPDAPRPGTRPRPDAEPRGGEPGGEPRGRAGRRGRLCGLAADRLDEVRERRDLRDRLRRERGLRTRRDMAQHLRDRERHRHRRWGGPSWYGHHGGPPPWADPGRRKPDSLGGVVIFSALVQVIGVRLVAGSWAEFTPVMLALLLAGPVSLLFRRVLPVLPVAVSAAAAIVYALTGHPGGPYFVALIVAVAHGVRAERAIRVAAVAGVAWLSYLLAGRVFADALGVAPGNRPTVAALAIIALVSIVMVVGAEAGRTREIQFAEMLRAEAEEERAREEQDRRQASEERLSIARELHDVIGHHLSLINVQAGVGLHLMDSRPEQARSALAAIKTASSEALREVRAVLGALAEEDESAPRAPAPGLARLDALTEGAGLPCRTVVGGTPRPLPAEVDRAAYRIVQEALTNVRRHAGGAATTVTVDYAPAGIGLRVENEPGAADPTVPPGSGIGLPGMRARAEALGGALEAAPTASGGYLVVARLPAPEEETK; this is translated from the coding sequence GTGCCCCACACACCCACCGGCCCACCGGACGCCGACCCCGACGCGCCCCGGCCCGGCACGCGCCCGAGGCCAGACGCGGAGCCGCGCGGGGGAGAGCCCGGCGGTGAGCCGCGCGGGCGGGCCGGCCGGCGTGGCCGGCTGTGCGGGCTGGCCGCGGACCGCCTCGACGAGGTCCGCGAACGCCGGGACCTGCGCGACCGTCTCCGCCGCGAGCGCGGTCTGCGGACGCGCCGGGACATGGCGCAGCACCTGCGCGACCGGGAGCGGCATCGGCACCGGCGGTGGGGCGGTCCGTCGTGGTACGGCCACCACGGCGGCCCGCCGCCCTGGGCGGACCCGGGGCGCAGGAAGCCGGACTCGCTGGGCGGCGTCGTGATCTTCTCCGCGCTGGTGCAGGTCATCGGCGTACGCCTGGTGGCCGGCTCCTGGGCGGAGTTCACACCGGTCATGCTCGCGCTGCTGCTGGCCGGCCCGGTCAGCCTGCTGTTCCGGCGGGTGCTGCCGGTGCTGCCGGTCGCGGTGTCGGCCGCGGCCGCGATCGTCTACGCGTTGACCGGCCACCCGGGCGGCCCGTACTTCGTGGCGCTGATCGTCGCGGTCGCGCACGGTGTGCGGGCCGAGCGGGCGATCCGGGTCGCGGCCGTGGCCGGCGTCGCCTGGCTGTCCTACCTGCTGGCCGGCCGGGTCTTCGCGGACGCCCTCGGCGTCGCGCCGGGCAACCGGCCCACGGTCGCGGCGCTCGCGATCATCGCGCTGGTCTCGATCGTCATGGTGGTCGGCGCGGAGGCCGGCCGCACGCGGGAGATCCAGTTCGCGGAGATGCTGCGGGCCGAGGCGGAGGAGGAACGCGCCCGCGAGGAACAGGACCGGCGGCAGGCCAGCGAGGAACGGCTGAGCATCGCGCGGGAGCTGCACGACGTGATCGGCCACCACCTGTCCCTGATCAACGTGCAGGCCGGCGTCGGCCTGCACCTGATGGACAGCCGCCCGGAGCAGGCCCGGTCCGCGCTCGCCGCGATCAAGACGGCCAGCTCGGAGGCGCTGCGTGAGGTTCGTGCGGTGCTGGGCGCGCTGGCCGAGGAGGACGAGTCCGCGCCGCGCGCGCCCGCGCCCGGACTGGCCCGGCTGGACGCGCTGACCGAGGGCGCGGGCCTGCCGTGCCGTACCGTCGTCGGCGGCACACCCCGGCCGCTCCCGGCCGAGGTGGACCGTGCCGCGTACAGGATCGTGCAGGAAGCGCTGACCAACGTGCGCCGGCACGCGGGCGGCGCCGCCACCACGGTCACGGTCGACTACGCGCCGGCCGGGATCGGCCTGCGGGTGGAGAACGAGCCGGGCGCGGCCGACCCGACCGTGCCACCGGGCTCCGGCATCGGCCTGCCCGGCATGCGGGCGCGCGCGGAGGCGCTCGGCGGCGCGCTGGAGGCGGCACCGACCGCGTCCGGCGGATACCTGGTCGTCGCGCGCCTGCCGGCGCCGGAGGAGGAGACGAAGTGA
- a CDS encoding DUF1707 domain-containing protein: MEGTQTGRIRASDAEREQTAEVLRAAMGEGRLPLDEGEIRLTAVYAAVYRDELAPLTADLPGRGLPALARTPEHRAVARRRLRGHAGAVMVVIGVLVAIWAGTGTGFFWPVFAIVPLLLSVFKHAAVVRAGGAWQARDWHGHGSWGDGPWGPRDRFHAYHR, translated from the coding sequence ATGGAAGGCACACAGACCGGCCGGATCCGCGCGTCCGACGCGGAGCGCGAGCAGACCGCGGAGGTGCTGCGCGCCGCGATGGGCGAGGGACGGCTCCCGCTCGACGAGGGCGAGATCCGGCTGACCGCGGTCTACGCCGCCGTCTACCGCGACGAACTCGCCCCGCTCACCGCCGACCTGCCCGGCCGCGGCCTGCCCGCGCTGGCCCGCACGCCGGAGCACCGCGCCGTCGCCCGCCGCCGCCTGCGCGGTCACGCCGGCGCGGTCATGGTGGTCATCGGCGTGCTGGTCGCGATCTGGGCCGGCACCGGCACCGGCTTCTTCTGGCCGGTCTTCGCGATCGTCCCGCTGCTGCTCAGCGTCTTCAAGCACGCCGCCGTCGTCCGCGCGGGCGGCGCCTGGCAGGCCCGGGACTGGCACGGCCACGGCTCCTGGGGCGACGGGCCGTGGGGACCTCGGGACCGCTTCCACGCCTATCACCGCTGA
- a CDS encoding metal-dependent hydrolase, with product MMGPQHALSGAAAWLAGCWALDQFAGYEQTPIAIAVGTAMCAGGALLPDIDLSGRVTKNRGGATVAKTFGVFSLFVAEVVEKFSLGVYTATRLSKDPRRDNGHRTFTHTLPFAALIGWGTSELCDAFGKWAVIGILFFMIGLALRGLFDEWAERAGWVVITLLSAAAAWFTFLNLPGDRGYPMLGVAIGVGCVMHLFGDMITKSGVPILWPIPTAKGRLWRMIGINDRWAIKVGGKFETIWLRGAFTVISAASAAALMGRSALRYFNIEI from the coding sequence ATGATGGGGCCGCAGCATGCGCTGTCCGGCGCGGCAGCCTGGCTGGCCGGGTGCTGGGCGTTGGACCAGTTCGCGGGCTATGAGCAGACACCGATCGCGATCGCGGTCGGCACCGCGATGTGCGCGGGCGGCGCGCTGCTGCCGGACATCGACCTCTCCGGGCGGGTGACGAAGAACCGCGGCGGCGCGACCGTGGCGAAGACGTTCGGCGTGTTCTCGCTGTTCGTCGCGGAGGTGGTGGAGAAGTTCTCGCTGGGCGTCTACACCGCGACGCGGCTGAGCAAGGACCCGAGGCGGGACAACGGGCACCGCACGTTCACCCACACGCTCCCGTTCGCGGCGCTGATCGGCTGGGGCACGTCCGAGCTGTGCGACGCGTTCGGCAAGTGGGCGGTCATCGGCATCCTGTTCTTCATGATCGGCCTGGCGCTGCGCGGCCTGTTCGACGAGTGGGCCGAGCGCGCCGGCTGGGTCGTGATCACGCTGCTGTCCGCGGCCGCCGCCTGGTTCACCTTCCTGAACCTGCCGGGCGACCGCGGTTATCCGATGCTCGGCGTGGCGATCGGCGTGGGCTGCGTGATGCACCTGTTCGGCGACATGATCACGAAGTCCGGCGTACCGATCCTGTGGCCGATCCCGACCGCCAAGGGCCGGCTGTGGCGCATGATCGGCATCAACGACAGGTGGGCGATCAAGGTCGGCGGCAAGTTCGAGACGATCTGGCTGCGCGGCGCGTTCACCGTCATATCGGCGGCGTCGGCCGCCGCGCTGATGGGCCGCTCCGCGCTGCGCTACTTCAACATCGAGATCTAG